In the Arachis ipaensis cultivar K30076 chromosome B10, Araip1.1, whole genome shotgun sequence genome, one interval contains:
- the LOC107624060 gene encoding putative 3,4-dihydroxy-2-butanone kinase, with protein MVPMFTLHKPQRRPLQLSEQGQVLEIAIETAANVILDLKDSPNDWVSKVGDGDCGSTMYRGAKAILEDIKNYPLNDAAETVNEIGSTIRRAMGGSRNKWDHVLCYTYAIVEV; from the exons atgGTTCCTATGTTTACTTTACATAAGCCACAGAGACGACCTCTACAGCTAAGTGAGCAAGGCCAAGTCCTTGAGATTGCCATTGAAACCGCTGCAAATGTTATTCTAGATCTTAAGGACAGCCCTAATGATTGGGTCAGTAAAGTTGGTGATGGTGACTGTGGATCAACT ATGTATAGAGGCGCAAAAGCCATTCTGGAGGACATCAAAAA CTATCCTCTAAATGATGCTGCAGAAACTGTCAATGAAATTGGATCAACAATTCGAAGAGCCATGGGAGGAAGCAGGAACAAGTGGGATCATGTATTATGCTATACTTATGCCATTGTTGAAGTTTAA
- the LOC107624124 gene encoding conserved oligomeric Golgi complex subunit 8 isoform X1, translating to MSTAVENFQLVLDSHRWVPLPAVGFPANTVGEESQEDVTPPSYLMEHPPLAVFINGVSAAINELRPCASISLKHVVVQELIKGLRAVSDSLLLYNTT from the exons ATGAGTACCGCAGTAGAGAACTTTCAG TTGGTCTTGGATTCGCATCGGTGGGTTCCGCTCCCAGCTGTTGGCTTCCCTGCAAATACTGTTGGTGAAGAAAGTCAGGAGGATGTCACTCCACCATCTTATTTGATGGAGCATCCACCTCTTGCTGTTTTTATTAATG GTGTATCTGCAGCAATAAATGAGCTGCGTCCATGTGCCTCAATAAGTCTAAAACATGTCGTTGTCCAAGAATTGATTAAGGGATTACGAGCTGTTTCTGATTCATTGTTGCTGTACAATACAACTTGA
- the LOC107620279 gene encoding methyltransferase-like protein 6 — MGSRLFGERSMKEKQRGIGMSSTSATRTSFLRIGTTWIRNREITFRKKVILEVGCGAENTIFPVIASYPDAFVYACDFSPRAIELVKTHEDFKESRVRAFVSDLIVDDLCKEILPSSVDIVTMPNGYVLFRDYATGDLSQERFLGKDQKISDNFYVRGDGTRAYYFSNEFLTNLFRENGFAVDKHYKINIYLREYFSEGF, encoded by the exons ATGGGGTCACGCCTTTTTGGAGAG AGAAGTATGAAAGAGAAGCAAAGAGGTATTGGGATGTCTTCTACAAGTGCCACAAGGACAAG tTTTTTAAGGATAGGCACTACTTGGATAAGGAATAGGGAGATTACTTTTCG AAAAAAAGTGATTTTGGAG GTTGGTTGTGGAGCCGAAAATACTATATTTCCAGTGATAGCATCTTATCCAGATGCTTTTGTTTATGCATGTGATTTCTCGCCACGGGCTATTGAGTTAGTTAAG ACGCATGAAGACTTCAAGGAGTCCCGTGTTAGAGCTTTTGTCTCTGATTTGATAGTTGATGATCTGTGCAAAGAAATTCTTCCATCTTCGGTTGATATTGTTACCATG CCAAATGGATATGTGCTGTTCCGAGATTATGCCACGGGAGATCTTTCCCAG GAAAGATTTTTAGGGAAGGATCAAAAGATTAGTGACAACTTTTATGTCAGAGGTGATGGCACT CGTGCTTACTACTTTTCGAACGAGTTCTTGACGAATTTATTCAGAGAAAATGGTTTTGCTGTTGACAAGCACTACAAGATTAATATCTATTTGAGGGAGTATTTTAGTgaaggtttttaa
- the LOC107624124 gene encoding uncharacterized protein LOC107624124 isoform X2, which yields MSTAVENFQLVLDSHRWVPLPAVGFPANTVGEESQEDVTPPSYLMEHPPLAVFINGCLSSFCNMFWMMLPRWSNNYYGC from the exons ATGAGTACCGCAGTAGAGAACTTTCAG TTGGTCTTGGATTCGCATCGGTGGGTTCCGCTCCCAGCTGTTGGCTTCCCTGCAAATACTGTTGGTGAAGAAAGTCAGGAGGATGTCACTCCACCATCTTATTTGATGGAGCATCCACCTCTTGCTGTTTTTATTAATG GTTGCTTATCCTCATTCTGCAACATGTTTTGGATGATGTTACCCCGGTGGAGCAACAATTATTATGGATGCTAA